In Cynocephalus volans isolate mCynVol1 chromosome 3, mCynVol1.pri, whole genome shotgun sequence, one DNA window encodes the following:
- the ICE2 gene encoding little elongation complex subunit 2 isoform X1 produces the protein MSSKMAVSEPRLDWDISPKNGLKTFFSRENYKDHSMAPSLKELCVLSNRRIGENLNASASSVENEPAVSSATQAKEKVKTTVGMVLLPKPRVPYPRFSRFSQREQRSYVDLLVKYAKIPANSKAVGINKNDYLQYLDMKNHVNEEVTEFLKFLQNSAKKCAQDYNMLSDDARLFTEKILRVCIEQVKKYPEFYTLHEVTSLMGFFPYRIEMGLKLEKTLLALGNVKYVKTVFPSMPAKLQLSKDNISTIETPEQTAETMHYDISKDPNAEKLVSRYHPQIALTSQSLFTLLNNHGPNYKEQWEIPVCIQVIPVAGSKPVKVIYINSPLPQKKMTMRERNQIFHEVPLKFMMSKNTSVPVSAVFMDKPEEYIPEMDMSCEVNESRKIETLKNLDLDFDDDVTELETFGVTTTKPPKSPSPPSISIVPNMTDTSTAPKAVTTPVAPTAPDISANSRRLSQILMEQLQKEKQLVTGMDGGPEECKNKDDHGFVPCGEKVSNSDKSLMQDSDLTTSDALQLESSKETETSNKNDMAIDMVYAEDKRLNVLDNTDNSKEKTVTSEVAKIDDVILSSSDTDEDCLIIDTEYKNNSNGKTAVVGSNVSSRPPSPNSSSGQAPVGNQTNTTCSHEESCILKKPIKRVYKKFDPVGEILKMQDELLKPVSRKLPELPLMNLENSKQPSVSEQPSAPSDASSWPKSGWPSAFQKPKGRLPYELQDYVEDTSEYVAPQDGNFVYKLFSLQDLLLLVRCSVQRIETRPRSKKRKKIRRQFPVYVLPKVEYQACYGVEALTESELCRLWTESLLHSNCSFYVGHIDAFTSKLFLLEEITSEELKEKLSALKISSLFNILQHILKKLSSLQEGSYLLSHAAEDSSLLIYKTSDGKVTRTAYNLHKTHCSLPGVPSTLSVPWVPLDPSLLLPYHIHHGRIPCTFPPKSLGPSMQQKVGGTRMPTRSRRNPVSMETKSSCLPAQQVENEGVVPNKRKLT, from the exons acgtATAGGAGAAAATTTGAATGCCTCAGCAAGTTCTGTAGAAAATGAGCCGGCAGTTAGTTCAGCAACTcaagcaaaggaaaaagttaaaaccACAGTTGGAATGGTTCTTCTTCCAAAACCAAGAGTTCCTTATCCTCGTTTCTCTCGTTTCtcacagagagagcagaggagttATGTGGACTTGTTGGTTAAATATGCAAAGATTCCTGCAAATTCCAAAGCTgttggaataaataaaaatgactacTTGCAGTACTTG gatatGAAAAACCATGTGAATGAAGAAGTTACTGAATTCCTAAAGTTTTTGCAGAATTCTGCAAAGAAATGTGCACAGGATTACAATATGCTTTCTGATGATGCCCGTCTCTTcacagag aaAATTTTAAGAGTTTGCATTGAACAAGTAAAAAAGTATCCAGAATTTTATACTCTCCATGAAGTCACCAGCTTAATGGGATTCTTCCCGTATAGAATAGAGATGGGATTAAAGTTAGAAAAAACTCTTCTTGCATTG ggCAATGTAAAATATGTGAAAACAGTATTTCCATCAATGCCTGCGAAATTGCAGCTCTCAAAAGATAACATATCTACCATTGAAACACCAGAACAAACAGCTGAAACTATGCATTAC GATATTAGTAAAGATCCAAATGCAGAGAAGCTTGTTTCAAGATATCACCCTCAGATAGCTCTAACTAGTCAATCATTATTTACCTTATTAAATAATCATGGACCAAACTACAAGGAACAGTGGGAAATTCCAGTGTGTATTCAAGTAATACCTGTTGCAG GTTCAAAACCAGTTAAAGTCATTTATATTAATTCACCGCTTCCCCAAAAGAAAATgacaatgagagagagaaatcaaatcTTCCATGAAGTTCCACTAAAATTTATGATGTCCAAAAACACATCTGTTCCAGTCTCTGCAGTATTTATGGATAAACCTGAAGAGTATATACCTGAAATGGAT ATGTCCTGTGAAGTTAATGAGTCCCGAAAAATTGAGACTCTGAAAAATCTGGATCTGGATTTTGATGATGATGTCACAGAACTTGAAACTTTTGGAGTAACCACCACGAAACCACCAAAGTCACCAAGTCCACCAAGTATTTCCATAGTACCCAACATGACGGATACTTCCACAGCCCCCAAAGCAGTAACTACACCTGTGGCACCAACTGCACCAGACATTTCTGCTAATTCTAGACGTTTATCTCAGATTCTGATGGAACAATTACAAAAGGAGAAACAACTGGTCACTGGCATGGATGGTGGCCCCGAAGAGTGCAAAAATAAAGATGATCATGGATTTGTACCATGTGGTGAAAAAGTATCAAATTCTGACAAGTCTTTGATGCAAGATAGTGACTTGACAACATCTGATGCCTTACAATTAGAAAGTTCTAAGGAAACCGAAACCTCTAATAAAAATGATATGGCTATAGATATGGTATATGCCGAAGATAAAAGACTAAATGTTCTAGATAACACAGACAACTCAAAAGAAAAGACTGTTACATCAGAAGTAGCTAAAATTGATGATGTAATTCTTTCCAGTAGTGATACAGATGAGGACTGTTTAATCATtgatacagaatataaaaataatagtaatggaAAGACAGCTGTTGTCGGTTCTAATGTAAGTTCTAGACCACCCAGCCCAAATTCTTCTTCAGGACAGGCTCCTGTAGGAAACCAGACTAATACTACTTGTAGTCATGAGGAGTCgtgcattttaaaaaaacctatcaAACGAGTATATAAAAAATTTGATCCAgttggagaaattttaaaaatgcaggatGAGCTCTTAAAGCCAGTTTCTAGAAAATTACCTGAATTGCCCTTaatgaatttagaaaattctAAACAACCTTCTGTTTCCGAGCAACCCTCTGCTCCTTCAGATGCCTCTAGTTGGCCAAAATCTGGATGGCCTTCTGCATTTCAGAAACCAAAAGGAC gattgcCATATGAACTTCAGGACTATGTTGAAGATACATCGGAATATGTAGCTCCTCAGGATGGAAATTTTGTTTATAAGTTATTTAGCCTACAAGACCTGTTGTTACTCGTGCGTTGCAGTGTCCAGAGGATAGAGACCAGACCACGTTCTAAAAAGCGGAAGAAAATCAGAAGA CAATTTCCAGTTTATGTACTACCAAAAGTAGAGTATCAAGCTTGTTACGGAGTTGAAGCTCTGACTGAAAGTGAACTTTGTCGCTTATGGACTGAAAGTTTATTACATTCCAACTGCTCGTTTTATGTTG ggCATATTGATGCATTTACTTCAAAGCTCTTCCTGCTGGAAGAAATTACCtcagaagaattaaaagaaaagctCTCAGCACTCAA gatttcaagtttatttaacaTCCTTCAACACATTCTAAAGAAATTAAGTAG CTTGCAGGAGGGTTCCTACTTACTGTCTCATGCAGCAGAAGATTCTTCACTCCTGATCTACAAGACCTCTGATGGAAAAGTTACTAGGACAGCATACAATTTGCATAAAACTCATTGTAGCCTTCCTGGTGTACCTTCCACTCTCTCAGTTCCCTGGGTCCCATTAGATCCCAGTCTCTTATTACCGTATCATATCCATCATGGAAGAATACCTTGTACTTTTCCACCTAAATCACTGGGTCCTTCAATGCAACAAAAG
- the ICE2 gene encoding little elongation complex subunit 2 isoform X3 translates to MSSKMAVSEPRLDWDISPKNGLKTFFSRENYKDHSMAPSLKELCVLSNRRIGENLNASASSVENEPAVSSATQAKEKVKTTVGMVLLPKPRVPYPRFSRFSQREQRSYVDLLVKYAKIPANSKAVGINKNDYLQYLDMKNHVNEEVTEFLKFLQNSAKKCAQDYNMLSDDARLFTEKILRVCIEQVKKYPEFYTLHEVTSLMGFFPYRIEMGLKLEKTLLALGNVKYVKTVFPSMPAKLQLSKDNISTIETPEQTAETMHYDISKDPNAEKLVSRYHPQIALTSQSLFTLLNNHGPNYKEQWEIPVCIQVIPVAGSKPVKVIYINSPLPQKKMTMRERNQIFHEVPLKFMMSKNTSVPVSAVFMDKPEEYIPEMDMSCEVNESRKIETLKNLDLDFDDDVTELETFGVTTTKPPKSPSPPSISIVPNMTDTSTAPKAVTTPVAPTAPDISANSRRLSQILMEQLQKEKQLVTGMDGGPEECKNKDDHGFVPCGEKVSNSDKSLMQDSDLTTSDALQLESSKETETSNKNDMAIDMVYAEDKRLNVLDNTDNSKEKTVTSEVAKIDDVILSSSDTDEDCLIIDTEYKNNSNGKTAVVGSNVSSRPPSPNSSSGQAPVGNQTNTTCSHEESCILKKPIKRVYKKFDPVGEILKMQDELLKPVSRKLPELPLMNLENSKQPSVSEQPSAPSDASSWPKSGWPSAFQKPKGRLPYELQDYVEDTSEYVAPQDGNFVYKLFSLQDLLLLVRCSVQRIETRPRSKKRKKIRRQFPVYVLPKVEYQACYGVEALTESELCRLWTESLLHSNCSFYVGHIDAFTSKLFLLEEITSEELKEKLSALKISSLFNILQHILKKLSRRVPTYCLMQQKILHS, encoded by the exons acgtATAGGAGAAAATTTGAATGCCTCAGCAAGTTCTGTAGAAAATGAGCCGGCAGTTAGTTCAGCAACTcaagcaaaggaaaaagttaaaaccACAGTTGGAATGGTTCTTCTTCCAAAACCAAGAGTTCCTTATCCTCGTTTCTCTCGTTTCtcacagagagagcagaggagttATGTGGACTTGTTGGTTAAATATGCAAAGATTCCTGCAAATTCCAAAGCTgttggaataaataaaaatgactacTTGCAGTACTTG gatatGAAAAACCATGTGAATGAAGAAGTTACTGAATTCCTAAAGTTTTTGCAGAATTCTGCAAAGAAATGTGCACAGGATTACAATATGCTTTCTGATGATGCCCGTCTCTTcacagag aaAATTTTAAGAGTTTGCATTGAACAAGTAAAAAAGTATCCAGAATTTTATACTCTCCATGAAGTCACCAGCTTAATGGGATTCTTCCCGTATAGAATAGAGATGGGATTAAAGTTAGAAAAAACTCTTCTTGCATTG ggCAATGTAAAATATGTGAAAACAGTATTTCCATCAATGCCTGCGAAATTGCAGCTCTCAAAAGATAACATATCTACCATTGAAACACCAGAACAAACAGCTGAAACTATGCATTAC GATATTAGTAAAGATCCAAATGCAGAGAAGCTTGTTTCAAGATATCACCCTCAGATAGCTCTAACTAGTCAATCATTATTTACCTTATTAAATAATCATGGACCAAACTACAAGGAACAGTGGGAAATTCCAGTGTGTATTCAAGTAATACCTGTTGCAG GTTCAAAACCAGTTAAAGTCATTTATATTAATTCACCGCTTCCCCAAAAGAAAATgacaatgagagagagaaatcaaatcTTCCATGAAGTTCCACTAAAATTTATGATGTCCAAAAACACATCTGTTCCAGTCTCTGCAGTATTTATGGATAAACCTGAAGAGTATATACCTGAAATGGAT ATGTCCTGTGAAGTTAATGAGTCCCGAAAAATTGAGACTCTGAAAAATCTGGATCTGGATTTTGATGATGATGTCACAGAACTTGAAACTTTTGGAGTAACCACCACGAAACCACCAAAGTCACCAAGTCCACCAAGTATTTCCATAGTACCCAACATGACGGATACTTCCACAGCCCCCAAAGCAGTAACTACACCTGTGGCACCAACTGCACCAGACATTTCTGCTAATTCTAGACGTTTATCTCAGATTCTGATGGAACAATTACAAAAGGAGAAACAACTGGTCACTGGCATGGATGGTGGCCCCGAAGAGTGCAAAAATAAAGATGATCATGGATTTGTACCATGTGGTGAAAAAGTATCAAATTCTGACAAGTCTTTGATGCAAGATAGTGACTTGACAACATCTGATGCCTTACAATTAGAAAGTTCTAAGGAAACCGAAACCTCTAATAAAAATGATATGGCTATAGATATGGTATATGCCGAAGATAAAAGACTAAATGTTCTAGATAACACAGACAACTCAAAAGAAAAGACTGTTACATCAGAAGTAGCTAAAATTGATGATGTAATTCTTTCCAGTAGTGATACAGATGAGGACTGTTTAATCATtgatacagaatataaaaataatagtaatggaAAGACAGCTGTTGTCGGTTCTAATGTAAGTTCTAGACCACCCAGCCCAAATTCTTCTTCAGGACAGGCTCCTGTAGGAAACCAGACTAATACTACTTGTAGTCATGAGGAGTCgtgcattttaaaaaaacctatcaAACGAGTATATAAAAAATTTGATCCAgttggagaaattttaaaaatgcaggatGAGCTCTTAAAGCCAGTTTCTAGAAAATTACCTGAATTGCCCTTaatgaatttagaaaattctAAACAACCTTCTGTTTCCGAGCAACCCTCTGCTCCTTCAGATGCCTCTAGTTGGCCAAAATCTGGATGGCCTTCTGCATTTCAGAAACCAAAAGGAC gattgcCATATGAACTTCAGGACTATGTTGAAGATACATCGGAATATGTAGCTCCTCAGGATGGAAATTTTGTTTATAAGTTATTTAGCCTACAAGACCTGTTGTTACTCGTGCGTTGCAGTGTCCAGAGGATAGAGACCAGACCACGTTCTAAAAAGCGGAAGAAAATCAGAAGA CAATTTCCAGTTTATGTACTACCAAAAGTAGAGTATCAAGCTTGTTACGGAGTTGAAGCTCTGACTGAAAGTGAACTTTGTCGCTTATGGACTGAAAGTTTATTACATTCCAACTGCTCGTTTTATGTTG ggCATATTGATGCATTTACTTCAAAGCTCTTCCTGCTGGAAGAAATTACCtcagaagaattaaaagaaaagctCTCAGCACTCAA gatttcaagtttatttaacaTCCTTCAACACATTCTAAAGAAATTAAGTAG GAGGGTTCCTACTTACTGTCTCATGCAGCAGAAGATTCTTCACTCCTGA
- the ICE2 gene encoding little elongation complex subunit 2 isoform X5, which produces MSSKMAVSEPRLDWDISPKNGLKTFFSRENYKDHSMAPSLKELCVLSNRRIGENLNASASSVENEPAVSSATQAKEKVKTTVGMVLLPKPRVPYPRFSRFSQREQRSYVDLLVKYAKIPANSKAVGINKNDYLQYLDMKNHVNEEVTEFLKFLQNSAKKCAQDYNMLSDDARLFTEKILRVCIEQVKKYPEFYTLHEVTSLMGFFPYRIEMGLKLEKTLLALGNVKYVKTVFPSMPAKLQLSKDNISTIETPEQTAETMHYDISKDPNAEKLVSRYHPQIALTSQSLFTLLNNHGPNYKEQWEIPVCIQVIPVAGSKPVKVIYINSPLPQKKMTMRERNQIFHEVPLKFMMSKNTSVPVSAVFMDKPEEYIPEMDMSCEVNESRKIETLKNLDLDFDDDVTELETFGVTTTKPPKSPSPPSISIVPNMTDTSTAPKAVTTPVAPTAPDISANSRRLSQILMEQLQKEKQLVTGMDGGPEECKNKDDHGFVPCGEKVSNSDKSLMQDSDLTTSDALQLESSKETETSNKNDMAIDMVYAEDKRLNVLDNTDNSKEKTVTSEVAKIDDVILSSSDTDEDCLIIDTEYKNNSNGKTAVVGSNVSSRPPSPNSSSGQAPVGNQTNTTCSHEESCILKKPIKRVYKKFDPVGEILKMQDELLKPVSRKLPELPLMNLENSKQPSVSEQPSAPSDASSWPKSGWPSAFQKPKGRLPYELQDYVEDTSEYVAPQDGNFVYKLFSLQDLLLLVRCSVQRIETRPRSKKRKKIRRQFPVYVLPKVEYQACYGVEALTESELCRLWTESLLHSNCSFYVEKCSRKSLEGLVKMGIFGPDPRVSDSISLD; this is translated from the exons acgtATAGGAGAAAATTTGAATGCCTCAGCAAGTTCTGTAGAAAATGAGCCGGCAGTTAGTTCAGCAACTcaagcaaaggaaaaagttaaaaccACAGTTGGAATGGTTCTTCTTCCAAAACCAAGAGTTCCTTATCCTCGTTTCTCTCGTTTCtcacagagagagcagaggagttATGTGGACTTGTTGGTTAAATATGCAAAGATTCCTGCAAATTCCAAAGCTgttggaataaataaaaatgactacTTGCAGTACTTG gatatGAAAAACCATGTGAATGAAGAAGTTACTGAATTCCTAAAGTTTTTGCAGAATTCTGCAAAGAAATGTGCACAGGATTACAATATGCTTTCTGATGATGCCCGTCTCTTcacagag aaAATTTTAAGAGTTTGCATTGAACAAGTAAAAAAGTATCCAGAATTTTATACTCTCCATGAAGTCACCAGCTTAATGGGATTCTTCCCGTATAGAATAGAGATGGGATTAAAGTTAGAAAAAACTCTTCTTGCATTG ggCAATGTAAAATATGTGAAAACAGTATTTCCATCAATGCCTGCGAAATTGCAGCTCTCAAAAGATAACATATCTACCATTGAAACACCAGAACAAACAGCTGAAACTATGCATTAC GATATTAGTAAAGATCCAAATGCAGAGAAGCTTGTTTCAAGATATCACCCTCAGATAGCTCTAACTAGTCAATCATTATTTACCTTATTAAATAATCATGGACCAAACTACAAGGAACAGTGGGAAATTCCAGTGTGTATTCAAGTAATACCTGTTGCAG GTTCAAAACCAGTTAAAGTCATTTATATTAATTCACCGCTTCCCCAAAAGAAAATgacaatgagagagagaaatcaaatcTTCCATGAAGTTCCACTAAAATTTATGATGTCCAAAAACACATCTGTTCCAGTCTCTGCAGTATTTATGGATAAACCTGAAGAGTATATACCTGAAATGGAT ATGTCCTGTGAAGTTAATGAGTCCCGAAAAATTGAGACTCTGAAAAATCTGGATCTGGATTTTGATGATGATGTCACAGAACTTGAAACTTTTGGAGTAACCACCACGAAACCACCAAAGTCACCAAGTCCACCAAGTATTTCCATAGTACCCAACATGACGGATACTTCCACAGCCCCCAAAGCAGTAACTACACCTGTGGCACCAACTGCACCAGACATTTCTGCTAATTCTAGACGTTTATCTCAGATTCTGATGGAACAATTACAAAAGGAGAAACAACTGGTCACTGGCATGGATGGTGGCCCCGAAGAGTGCAAAAATAAAGATGATCATGGATTTGTACCATGTGGTGAAAAAGTATCAAATTCTGACAAGTCTTTGATGCAAGATAGTGACTTGACAACATCTGATGCCTTACAATTAGAAAGTTCTAAGGAAACCGAAACCTCTAATAAAAATGATATGGCTATAGATATGGTATATGCCGAAGATAAAAGACTAAATGTTCTAGATAACACAGACAACTCAAAAGAAAAGACTGTTACATCAGAAGTAGCTAAAATTGATGATGTAATTCTTTCCAGTAGTGATACAGATGAGGACTGTTTAATCATtgatacagaatataaaaataatagtaatggaAAGACAGCTGTTGTCGGTTCTAATGTAAGTTCTAGACCACCCAGCCCAAATTCTTCTTCAGGACAGGCTCCTGTAGGAAACCAGACTAATACTACTTGTAGTCATGAGGAGTCgtgcattttaaaaaaacctatcaAACGAGTATATAAAAAATTTGATCCAgttggagaaattttaaaaatgcaggatGAGCTCTTAAAGCCAGTTTCTAGAAAATTACCTGAATTGCCCTTaatgaatttagaaaattctAAACAACCTTCTGTTTCCGAGCAACCCTCTGCTCCTTCAGATGCCTCTAGTTGGCCAAAATCTGGATGGCCTTCTGCATTTCAGAAACCAAAAGGAC gattgcCATATGAACTTCAGGACTATGTTGAAGATACATCGGAATATGTAGCTCCTCAGGATGGAAATTTTGTTTATAAGTTATTTAGCCTACAAGACCTGTTGTTACTCGTGCGTTGCAGTGTCCAGAGGATAGAGACCAGACCACGTTCTAAAAAGCGGAAGAAAATCAGAAGA CAATTTCCAGTTTATGTACTACCAAAAGTAGAGTATCAAGCTTGTTACGGAGTTGAAGCTCTGACTGAAAGTGAACTTTGTCGCTTATGGACTGAAAGTTTATTACATTCCAACTGCTCGTTTTATGTTG aaaaatgttcaaggaaatcacTTGAAGGTCTTGTTAAAATGGGGATTTTTGGCCCTGACCCTAGAGTGTCTGATTCAATAAGTCTAGATTAA
- the ICE2 gene encoding little elongation complex subunit 2 isoform X4: MKNHVNEEVTEFLKFLQNSAKKCAQDYNMLSDDARLFTEKILRVCIEQVKKYPEFYTLHEVTSLMGFFPYRIEMGLKLEKTLLALGNVKYVKTVFPSMPAKLQLSKDNISTIETPEQTAETMHYDISKDPNAEKLVSRYHPQIALTSQSLFTLLNNHGPNYKEQWEIPVCIQVIPVAGSKPVKVIYINSPLPQKKMTMRERNQIFHEVPLKFMMSKNTSVPVSAVFMDKPEEYIPEMDMSCEVNESRKIETLKNLDLDFDDDVTELETFGVTTTKPPKSPSPPSISIVPNMTDTSTAPKAVTTPVAPTAPDISANSRRLSQILMEQLQKEKQLVTGMDGGPEECKNKDDHGFVPCGEKVSNSDKSLMQDSDLTTSDALQLESSKETETSNKNDMAIDMVYAEDKRLNVLDNTDNSKEKTVTSEVAKIDDVILSSSDTDEDCLIIDTEYKNNSNGKTAVVGSNVSSRPPSPNSSSGQAPVGNQTNTTCSHEESCILKKPIKRVYKKFDPVGEILKMQDELLKPVSRKLPELPLMNLENSKQPSVSEQPSAPSDASSWPKSGWPSAFQKPKGRLPYELQDYVEDTSEYVAPQDGNFVYKLFSLQDLLLLVRCSVQRIETRPRSKKRKKIRRQFPVYVLPKVEYQACYGVEALTESELCRLWTESLLHSNCSFYVGHIDAFTSKLFLLEEITSEELKEKLSALKISSLFNILQHILKKLSSLQEGSYLLSHAAEDSSLLIYKTSDGKVTRTAYNLHKTHCSLPGVPSTLSVPWVPLDPSLLLPYHIHHGRIPCTFPPKSLGPSMQQKVGGTRMPTRSRRNPVSMETKSSCLPAQQVENEGVVPNKRKLT; the protein is encoded by the exons atGAAAAACCATGTGAATGAAGAAGTTACTGAATTCCTAAAGTTTTTGCAGAATTCTGCAAAGAAATGTGCACAGGATTACAATATGCTTTCTGATGATGCCCGTCTCTTcacagag aaAATTTTAAGAGTTTGCATTGAACAAGTAAAAAAGTATCCAGAATTTTATACTCTCCATGAAGTCACCAGCTTAATGGGATTCTTCCCGTATAGAATAGAGATGGGATTAAAGTTAGAAAAAACTCTTCTTGCATTG ggCAATGTAAAATATGTGAAAACAGTATTTCCATCAATGCCTGCGAAATTGCAGCTCTCAAAAGATAACATATCTACCATTGAAACACCAGAACAAACAGCTGAAACTATGCATTAC GATATTAGTAAAGATCCAAATGCAGAGAAGCTTGTTTCAAGATATCACCCTCAGATAGCTCTAACTAGTCAATCATTATTTACCTTATTAAATAATCATGGACCAAACTACAAGGAACAGTGGGAAATTCCAGTGTGTATTCAAGTAATACCTGTTGCAG GTTCAAAACCAGTTAAAGTCATTTATATTAATTCACCGCTTCCCCAAAAGAAAATgacaatgagagagagaaatcaaatcTTCCATGAAGTTCCACTAAAATTTATGATGTCCAAAAACACATCTGTTCCAGTCTCTGCAGTATTTATGGATAAACCTGAAGAGTATATACCTGAAATGGAT ATGTCCTGTGAAGTTAATGAGTCCCGAAAAATTGAGACTCTGAAAAATCTGGATCTGGATTTTGATGATGATGTCACAGAACTTGAAACTTTTGGAGTAACCACCACGAAACCACCAAAGTCACCAAGTCCACCAAGTATTTCCATAGTACCCAACATGACGGATACTTCCACAGCCCCCAAAGCAGTAACTACACCTGTGGCACCAACTGCACCAGACATTTCTGCTAATTCTAGACGTTTATCTCAGATTCTGATGGAACAATTACAAAAGGAGAAACAACTGGTCACTGGCATGGATGGTGGCCCCGAAGAGTGCAAAAATAAAGATGATCATGGATTTGTACCATGTGGTGAAAAAGTATCAAATTCTGACAAGTCTTTGATGCAAGATAGTGACTTGACAACATCTGATGCCTTACAATTAGAAAGTTCTAAGGAAACCGAAACCTCTAATAAAAATGATATGGCTATAGATATGGTATATGCCGAAGATAAAAGACTAAATGTTCTAGATAACACAGACAACTCAAAAGAAAAGACTGTTACATCAGAAGTAGCTAAAATTGATGATGTAATTCTTTCCAGTAGTGATACAGATGAGGACTGTTTAATCATtgatacagaatataaaaataatagtaatggaAAGACAGCTGTTGTCGGTTCTAATGTAAGTTCTAGACCACCCAGCCCAAATTCTTCTTCAGGACAGGCTCCTGTAGGAAACCAGACTAATACTACTTGTAGTCATGAGGAGTCgtgcattttaaaaaaacctatcaAACGAGTATATAAAAAATTTGATCCAgttggagaaattttaaaaatgcaggatGAGCTCTTAAAGCCAGTTTCTAGAAAATTACCTGAATTGCCCTTaatgaatttagaaaattctAAACAACCTTCTGTTTCCGAGCAACCCTCTGCTCCTTCAGATGCCTCTAGTTGGCCAAAATCTGGATGGCCTTCTGCATTTCAGAAACCAAAAGGAC gattgcCATATGAACTTCAGGACTATGTTGAAGATACATCGGAATATGTAGCTCCTCAGGATGGAAATTTTGTTTATAAGTTATTTAGCCTACAAGACCTGTTGTTACTCGTGCGTTGCAGTGTCCAGAGGATAGAGACCAGACCACGTTCTAAAAAGCGGAAGAAAATCAGAAGA CAATTTCCAGTTTATGTACTACCAAAAGTAGAGTATCAAGCTTGTTACGGAGTTGAAGCTCTGACTGAAAGTGAACTTTGTCGCTTATGGACTGAAAGTTTATTACATTCCAACTGCTCGTTTTATGTTG ggCATATTGATGCATTTACTTCAAAGCTCTTCCTGCTGGAAGAAATTACCtcagaagaattaaaagaaaagctCTCAGCACTCAA gatttcaagtttatttaacaTCCTTCAACACATTCTAAAGAAATTAAGTAG CTTGCAGGAGGGTTCCTACTTACTGTCTCATGCAGCAGAAGATTCTTCACTCCTGATCTACAAGACCTCTGATGGAAAAGTTACTAGGACAGCATACAATTTGCATAAAACTCATTGTAGCCTTCCTGGTGTACCTTCCACTCTCTCAGTTCCCTGGGTCCCATTAGATCCCAGTCTCTTATTACCGTATCATATCCATCATGGAAGAATACCTTGTACTTTTCCACCTAAATCACTGGGTCCTTCAATGCAACAAAAG